In one Thermosipho ferrireducens genomic region, the following are encoded:
- a CDS encoding Mini-ribonuclease 3: MNIFEKLSPEIDPREIPTDSLAYLGDAVYNLYIKLYLFKKTSAYNLHKESQKLVNRKTQAALLDKLLPFLSDGEKTYVKRGINSKGAGKYGNDPAYRKSTGFEVLIGYLYLTNQERLDSLLKGVLK, translated from the coding sequence TTGAACATTTTTGAAAAACTAAGTCCAGAAATAGATCCAAGGGAAATACCAACAGATTCTTTAGCATACTTAGGAGACGCTGTATATAACTTATACATAAAACTATATCTTTTTAAAAAAACATCGGCTTACAATCTTCACAAAGAATCTCAAAAACTTGTTAATAGAAAAACTCAAGCCGCATTACTTGATAAGTTATTGCCTTTTCTTTCCGATGGGGAAAAAACATATGTAAAAAGAGGAATCAACAGCAAAGGTGCTGGTAAATATGGAAATGATCCCGCCTACCGGAAAAGCACAGGGTTTGAAGTGCTAATAGGTTATCTTTATCTTACCAATCAAGAACGTTTAGATTCTTTATTGAAAGGGGTGTTAAAATGA
- a CDS encoding DUF342 domain-containing protein has protein sequence MSEIIANSLEELYSKIEKDYGPNWWLTYHIDINEKPDGKIVAKLTPISELKVSDKTISQIKLPEEIDAKKISQENFEKLLEEHSEPKIDVSISEDKMEAFLTIIPGLVKEVPTYEELIKALKDAGIKAGIDKNAIEKIVKEKITLKPVIVARGVAPTPSKDATLEFLFPKDGISISNDSESFERKFNIFTCKKDDILVKKNPPLYGKPGYNVLGETIPATAPEDINLNLYTGKNTRLSEDGTKILSDVNGQPYISSDGKVNVREILVIEGNLTYETYQTKIIDFPGTIWIKGNVEGDFKLVSKKDIYIDGILSGGFNLQANESVIVKKGIFGRGIGKLEAEKNVIAKFINETIILAGNEVKTGEYIMNSTIVAKNNVIVSGKGLIIGGEISAGYSIITKTLGNFSGIKTSLRVGINFEYQKRYTELNFKLSMNFKKLSELSLAYKRILDLLRSTENKKEKEKLSLTIIKINHAKNKIINDMRKIKTAITALKIERYREKITQNAYVLASEECFPGVVIQIYDETIKIQDKLGPTLFTLSKKSGKIVSRPYKSWKG, from the coding sequence ATGAGCGAAATAATAGCAAATTCTCTTGAAGAATTATACAGCAAAATCGAAAAAGATTATGGTCCTAATTGGTGGCTTACCTATCATATAGATATAAATGAAAAACCAGATGGAAAAATTGTCGCAAAATTAACCCCTATCTCCGAGCTAAAAGTTTCTGATAAAACCATTTCACAAATAAAATTACCAGAAGAAATAGATGCAAAAAAGATTTCACAAGAAAACTTTGAAAAGCTCTTAGAAGAACATTCCGAACCAAAAATAGATGTGTCAATATCTGAAGATAAAATGGAAGCATTTTTAACAATAATACCTGGTCTGGTAAAAGAAGTGCCAACCTATGAAGAATTAATAAAAGCATTAAAAGATGCTGGAATTAAAGCGGGTATTGACAAAAATGCTATTGAAAAAATTGTAAAAGAGAAAATTACACTAAAACCCGTGATTGTAGCTCGTGGAGTAGCACCCACACCGTCAAAGGATGCTACTCTTGAATTTTTGTTTCCAAAAGATGGAATTTCAATTTCCAATGATTCAGAATCTTTTGAGCGCAAATTTAATATATTTACATGCAAAAAAGATGATATTTTAGTTAAAAAAAATCCTCCATTATACGGAAAACCAGGTTATAACGTGTTAGGTGAAACAATACCTGCCACTGCTCCAGAAGATATTAATTTGAACCTTTACACAGGGAAAAATACCAGATTATCTGAAGATGGCACAAAAATACTTTCGGATGTAAATGGCCAGCCTTATATATCGTCAGATGGAAAAGTAAATGTAAGGGAAATTCTCGTAATAGAGGGGAATTTGACCTATGAAACCTATCAAACAAAAATCATAGACTTTCCTGGAACAATATGGATTAAAGGAAACGTAGAAGGTGATTTTAAATTAGTTTCCAAAAAAGATATTTACATTGATGGTATTTTAAGCGGAGGATTTAATTTACAGGCAAACGAAAGTGTCATTGTAAAAAAAGGGATATTTGGAAGAGGCATCGGAAAGTTAGAAGCAGAAAAAAACGTTATTGCAAAATTTATAAATGAAACAATTATACTGGCTGGAAATGAAGTTAAGACAGGAGAGTATATAATGAATTCAACAATAGTTGCTAAAAATAATGTAATTGTTTCAGGAAAAGGTTTAATAATAGGTGGCGAAATATCAGCTGGATATTCTATTATTACAAAAACATTGGGAAATTTCAGCGGTATTAAAACAAGCCTGAGAGTAGGAATAAATTTTGAGTATCAAAAAAGATATACCGAATTAAATTTTAAGCTTTCAATGAATTTTAAAAAATTATCGGAACTTTCACTGGCATACAAGAGAATATTAGATTTACTACGCTCCACAGAAAATAAAAAAGAAAAGGAAAAACTGTCACTAACTATAATAAAGATTAATCATGCGAAAAATAAGATCATAAATGATATGAGAAAAATAAAAACTGCTATAACTGCCTTAAAAATAGAACGTTATAGGGAAAAAATAACCCAAAACGCTTATGTACTTGCCTCCGAAGAGTGCTTCCCGGGTGTTGTTATCCAAATCTACGACGAAACAATTAAAATCCAGGACAAACTTGGTCCAACATTGTTTACACTATCTAAAAAAAGTGGAAAAATTGTATCTCGACCTTATAAGTCCTGGAAAGGTTAA
- a CDS encoding ornithine carbamoyltransferase yields MSTFFRGRHLITTQDFTNEEIEMMLDLAKELKIKFSYGEPTPYLLYKTLFLIFFDESTRTRNSMQAGIAQLGGTGIFLTPDKMQIAHGEVAKDTGIILSRFGDGIGIRFCKFGQGNKYLREMAAHSKAPIMNLQDDVYHPFQVLADLMTIQERFGKNLRGLKVGISWAYAESHLKPLSVPQSQILLFTRFGMDITLAYPEGFDLMPEIVEQAKKNAEKFGGSLKISHKMEDAFVDADVVIPKNWGGFFVSDNPDEIRAEQAKHKNWICTEDLMKLTKKHSIYMHALPADRGKEVVDSVIDGPHSVVYDEAENRLHTAKAVMTLLMGGRF; encoded by the coding sequence ATGTCAACATTTTTCCGGGGAAGGCACCTTATTACCACTCAGGATTTTACAAACGAGGAAATAGAGATGATGCTTGACCTTGCAAAAGAACTGAAAATCAAATTCAGCTATGGCGAACCAACACCTTACTTGCTGTACAAAACGCTCTTTTTAATTTTCTTCGATGAAAGTACAAGGACAAGAAATAGTATGCAGGCAGGTATAGCTCAGCTCGGTGGAACAGGTATATTCTTAACTCCTGACAAAATGCAGATCGCCCACGGAGAAGTGGCAAAAGACACGGGTATTATTCTTTCAAGGTTCGGGGATGGTATTGGTATAAGATTTTGTAAATTTGGTCAGGGAAACAAATACCTTAGAGAAATGGCTGCACATTCTAAAGCTCCAATAATGAATTTGCAGGACGACGTGTACCATCCATTCCAGGTATTGGCAGACTTAATGACTATTCAGGAAAGATTCGGAAAAAATCTTAGAGGATTAAAAGTCGGTATTAGCTGGGCATACGCCGAAAGTCATCTGAAACCACTTTCTGTTCCCCAATCGCAGATCCTGTTATTCACAAGGTTTGGGATGGATATCACTCTTGCCTATCCTGAAGGATTTGATTTAATGCCAGAAATCGTTGAACAGGCCAAGAAAAATGCAGAAAAATTTGGAGGTAGCTTAAAAATAAGCCACAAAATGGAAGACGCCTTTGTTGACGCAGATGTAGTCATACCAAAGAATTGGGGCGGTTTCTTCGTATCAGATAATCCGGATGAGATTCGTGCCGAACAGGCGAAACACAAAAACTGGATTTGTACTGAAGATTTAATGAAACTCACCAAAAAACACTCTATTTACATGCACGCTTTGCCAGCCGATAGAGGAAAAGAAGTTGTCGATAGTGTAATAGACGGACCACATTCTGTTGTATATGACGAAGCGGAAAATAGACTGCACACAGCAAAAGCTGTAATGACACTGCTCATGGGAGGACGTTTCTAA
- a CDS encoding GGDEF domain-containing response regulator yields the protein MKKVLVIDDSKFWRLFLSDVVNSLGCEVKTAESGISGVNEALKFLPDLVITDYNMPDISGLYVSMVLRSIPEFQSIGIIILTGSEDVINEYWAKKSGANKFLSKLIGKDRIKSELSVFLDNGFYAGNLNDNRSFTFEDIYQVIEKKMKSEIIKREILGFLKYIRDEKHVMNSLKKLISHFTSFTGFYSALLSPSEGRIYNLSEKVNPNHLKALLLSFLNKPITPSKWSYTGAFDENSQRRIKNYYAQPICYENEEIGIILLENPAFTVGLREFLKEAIESLGMLFSTLNNFKEYNNAALLDGLTGLLNKKSLIESIENMMEKYKNDLTLAMFDIDNFKQVNDIYGHLTGDLVLKEIAKIFLEVIDEKAMAGRYGGEEFIIVFKSPDMAIKFVEKIYEKIQSYNWKKVIGDDKKITISGGIARNQEGYTVTDLISAADMLLYKAKKDGKNRFYVSMFKTKGRHLLL from the coding sequence TTGAAAAAAGTTTTAGTGATTGATGATAGTAAATTCTGGCGTCTATTTCTTTCAGATGTTGTAAATTCTCTCGGGTGTGAAGTTAAAACGGCAGAGTCTGGTATATCAGGTGTAAATGAAGCTTTAAAGTTTTTGCCTGATCTGGTGATAACTGATTATAATATGCCTGATATATCAGGTTTGTATGTTTCGATGGTTTTAAGGAGTATCCCTGAATTTCAAAGTATTGGAATAATTATTTTAACAGGCTCTGAAGATGTTATAAATGAGTATTGGGCTAAAAAAAGTGGGGCCAATAAGTTTTTAAGCAAACTGATAGGAAAAGATAGAATAAAAAGCGAACTTTCCGTTTTTTTAGATAATGGTTTTTATGCTGGGAACTTGAATGATAATCGAAGCTTTACCTTTGAGGATATTTATCAAGTTATTGAGAAAAAAATGAAAAGCGAAATAATAAAGAGGGAAATTTTAGGATTTTTAAAATATATAAGAGATGAAAAGCACGTTATGAATTCTCTAAAAAAATTGATTAGTCATTTTACAAGTTTTACAGGTTTTTATTCGGCTTTGCTTTCTCCTTCTGAAGGTAGGATTTATAACCTTTCCGAAAAAGTTAATCCCAACCACTTAAAGGCACTTTTACTTTCGTTTTTAAATAAGCCAATAACACCCTCAAAATGGTCGTATACAGGTGCATTCGATGAAAATAGCCAGAGACGAATAAAGAATTATTACGCTCAACCAATATGTTATGAGAATGAAGAGATAGGGATAATATTACTTGAAAATCCCGCTTTTACTGTAGGTTTGCGTGAGTTTTTGAAAGAAGCTATTGAAAGCCTGGGAATGCTCTTTTCAACGTTGAACAATTTTAAAGAATATAATAATGCGGCATTGTTAGATGGTTTAACTGGATTGCTAAATAAAAAAAGTCTTATTGAAAGTATTGAAAATATGATGGAAAAATACAAAAATGATCTTACACTTGCAATGTTTGACATAGACAATTTCAAGCAGGTGAATGATATTTATGGTCATTTGACTGGAGATCTTGTTTTAAAGGAAATTGCAAAAATTTTTCTTGAAGTGATAGATGAAAAAGCAATGGCAGGTAGATATGGTGGAGAAGAGTTTATAATAGTCTTTAAATCTCCAGATATGGCAATCAAGTTTGTAGAAAAAATTTATGAAAAAATTCAAAGCTATAATTGGAAAAAAGTTATTGGAGACGATAAAAAAATAACAATAAGCGGCGGAATTGCAAGAAACCAGGAAGGTTATACTGTAACTGACTTAATTTCCGCCGCAGATATGTTGTTATATAAAGCAAAAAAAGATGGAAAAAATCGATTCTATGTTTCCATGTTTAAGACGAAAGGACGCCACTTATTGCTTTAA
- a CDS encoding YgeY family selenium metabolism-linked hydrolase — protein MNHALEFAKNYKKDIVNFMSRLIQARSYSGEEQKVIQVIKSEMEKVGFDDIKVDKLGNIIGRIGNGKHIIAMDAHIDTVDIGNEKLWERDPFSGEYDNEWVYGRGASDQKAGMCSMVYGAKILKELNLFDDFTLYITGTVMEEDCDGLCWRYIIEKEGIKPDFVVITEPTSLKIYRGHRGRIEFRIRTTGLSAHASAPERGVNAIYKMAKIINEIEKLNEELKSDSFLGKGTIVVSQIFFKSPSHNAVPDECEIQIDRRITEGETKETVFEEIKRVFKRAGIEDAEIIELEYKKPSYTGVVYPVEKYFPVWSFPEDSFIVQAAKENFKDTFGEEPVVDKWTFSTNGTVTAGVYQIPTVGFGPGEEKFAHAPNERVAIEHLIKAAAFYATFPKKIISMLNSKGRD, from the coding sequence TTGAATCATGCTTTAGAATTTGCAAAAAACTATAAAAAAGATATTGTAAACTTTATGAGTCGATTAATACAGGCAAGAAGCTATTCTGGAGAAGAACAAAAAGTTATTCAGGTTATAAAGTCTGAAATGGAAAAAGTGGGTTTTGATGATATCAAAGTAGATAAACTCGGTAATATAATTGGAAGAATAGGAAATGGAAAGCATATAATAGCTATGGATGCTCATATTGACACAGTTGACATTGGAAATGAAAAATTGTGGGAAAGAGATCCTTTCAGCGGTGAATATGACAATGAATGGGTCTATGGGAGAGGTGCGTCAGATCAAAAAGCGGGTATGTGTTCAATGGTTTATGGAGCAAAAATACTAAAAGAGCTGAATTTATTTGATGATTTCACCCTGTACATCACAGGAACTGTTATGGAAGAAGATTGTGACGGACTGTGCTGGAGATACATTATTGAAAAAGAGGGTATAAAACCAGATTTTGTTGTTATCACAGAACCAACTTCTTTAAAAATTTATAGAGGACATAGAGGAAGAATTGAGTTCAGAATTCGAACAACCGGTTTATCTGCTCATGCAAGCGCACCAGAAAGAGGTGTGAACGCGATATATAAAATGGCAAAAATTATCAACGAAATAGAAAAACTAAACGAAGAACTTAAAAGCGATTCTTTCCTGGGAAAAGGTACAATCGTTGTTTCACAGATCTTTTTTAAATCCCCTTCACATAACGCCGTCCCTGATGAATGTGAAATTCAAATTGACAGACGAATAACTGAAGGAGAGACAAAAGAAACCGTTTTTGAGGAAATCAAAAGGGTATTTAAAAGGGCAGGAATTGAAGATGCAGAAATTATAGAACTTGAATACAAAAAGCCATCTTATACTGGTGTAGTTTATCCAGTGGAAAAATATTTCCCGGTGTGGAGTTTTCCAGAAGATAGTTTTATTGTCCAGGCAGCAAAGGAAAATTTCAAAGATACTTTTGGTGAAGAACCAGTTGTAGATAAATGGACATTTTCCACAAATGGTACAGTTACTGCAGGGGTTTATCAAATTCCTACAGTTGGTTTTGGACCAGGCGAAGAGAAATTTGCACATGCCCCCAACGAAAGAGTGGCAATTGAACATCTTATTAAGGCTGCTGCTTTTTACGCTACTTTCCCTAAAAAAATAATCAGTATGTTAAATTCGAAAGGGAGGGATTAG
- a CDS encoding 4Fe-4S binding protein produces MELLTNIAGIKIKNPLMPASGPLVGDSKKILYIANLGVGAIVTKTISTKAAVVPRPCIYGEREFAMNAELWSELPPEKWINEILPEIKSKLDVPIIVSAGYSKEDMETLIPELDRFADAFEISTHYVGKSLDTIAEIVKAIRKNTEKPIFMKMSPHIPDPIGFAKVAVENGANGVVAINSLGPTMKINIEKRNVLLGNEKGQVWLSGPAIKPLALAMVNMLREALPDITIIGVGGIKSADDVIEFLLAGADAVQMLSSALIYGKDLYEKIIKELPEKLKKYGFESIEDVKNTGLKKESPKYEPVHPIIDHEKCTLCRICEKVCPYFAIEIKDKVIVNEEMCFGCGLCESRCPVKAISGVLSS; encoded by the coding sequence ATGGAACTTTTAACAAACATAGCTGGAATAAAAATTAAAAATCCTCTTATGCCAGCCTCTGGACCGCTGGTTGGAGATTCCAAAAAAATACTCTATATAGCAAATCTTGGTGTAGGGGCGATAGTTACAAAAACTATTTCAACGAAAGCTGCAGTAGTACCACGACCATGTATTTATGGTGAAAGAGAATTTGCCATGAACGCCGAACTATGGTCTGAATTGCCTCCAGAAAAATGGATTAACGAAATACTTCCAGAGATAAAAAGCAAACTGGATGTTCCCATAATTGTAAGTGCCGGATACTCAAAAGAGGATATGGAAACATTAATTCCAGAGCTCGATAGATTTGCAGACGCATTTGAAATATCAACTCATTATGTGGGAAAAAGTTTAGACACTATAGCTGAAATAGTAAAAGCTATAAGAAAAAATACTGAAAAACCAATATTTATGAAAATGAGTCCACATATTCCTGATCCGATAGGTTTTGCAAAAGTTGCTGTAGAAAATGGAGCAAATGGAGTCGTTGCTATCAATTCATTAGGCCCCACTATGAAAATAAATATTGAAAAAAGAAACGTTCTACTTGGAAATGAAAAAGGTCAGGTATGGTTATCTGGACCTGCTATAAAACCCCTGGCTCTTGCAATGGTTAACATGCTCAGAGAAGCTTTACCAGATATAACCATTATAGGCGTTGGAGGAATTAAAAGTGCTGACGATGTTATAGAGTTTCTTCTTGCTGGTGCCGATGCTGTTCAGATGTTATCCTCTGCTTTGATATACGGAAAAGATCTATATGAAAAAATAATAAAAGAACTTCCAGAAAAACTTAAAAAATATGGATTTGAAAGCATTGAAGATGTTAAAAACACCGGATTAAAAAAGGAATCTCCTAAATATGAACCTGTCCATCCAATCATCGACCATGAAAAATGTACACTTTGTAGAATATGTGAAAAGGTTTGTCCATACTTTGCAATAGAAATAAAAGATAAAGTAATCGTTAATGAAGAAATGTGTTTTGGCTGCGGTTTGTGCGAAAGCCGATGCCCTGTTAAAGCAATAAGTGGCGTCCTTTCGTCTTAA
- a CDS encoding amidohydrolase family protein: MKAIINAKIYDFENYIENGYILYDKKILETGKMEDYPGALFEINAKGNLVIPGLVVGHTHIYSTFARGLSVPFNPKNFKDILTQLWWKLDAKLDKEANYYSALVAGLEFLKNGVTTVIDHHASGLQIKGSLSTLKQAICEEIGLRGIFCFETSDRFNVKECVEENVEFAAHSNEMHAGIFGLHASLSLSEETLKVVSQHYEGPIHIHVAESPDDEKDSIEKYGMRVVKRLEKHSLLRENSILAHCVHVNEEEMALISQYKCYVAYNVTSNMNNAVGLPDYQKMKRYGINVIAGNDGLGFNFSRDLLNIFFSMKLAGNSPISFDFNDFIKIINNTYELAGKYLGVKLGKIKPGYAADLLIIPYDIPTPMNSSNIIGHFIFGVLDNFKPSHVIVNGKTLIDNFNVLLQTEIIYKEASKIAETVWKRL; the protein is encoded by the coding sequence ATGAAGGCCATTATAAATGCTAAAATATACGATTTTGAAAATTACATTGAAAACGGATACATACTCTACGATAAAAAAATTCTTGAAACAGGAAAAATGGAAGATTATCCAGGAGCTTTATTTGAAATCAATGCTAAAGGTAATCTGGTAATACCAGGACTTGTGGTGGGACATACACACATATACTCTACATTCGCAAGAGGATTATCTGTCCCCTTTAATCCGAAAAATTTCAAGGACATTTTAACACAATTATGGTGGAAATTAGACGCCAAACTTGACAAGGAAGCAAACTATTACAGTGCTCTTGTTGCGGGGCTTGAGTTTTTAAAAAATGGGGTAACCACAGTGATAGATCATCACGCAAGTGGCTTACAAATCAAAGGGAGTTTGTCGACACTTAAACAGGCAATTTGCGAAGAGATAGGATTACGTGGCATCTTTTGTTTTGAAACAAGCGATAGATTTAACGTTAAAGAATGCGTAGAAGAAAACGTAGAATTCGCAGCTCACAGTAATGAGATGCATGCTGGAATCTTTGGACTTCATGCCTCTTTAAGTCTCTCCGAAGAAACTTTAAAAGTGGTAAGTCAACACTACGAGGGCCCAATACATATACATGTTGCCGAAAGTCCTGATGATGAAAAAGATTCTATCGAAAAATATGGTATGAGAGTAGTAAAAAGGCTGGAAAAACATAGTCTATTGAGAGAGAATTCTATTTTAGCACACTGTGTACATGTTAATGAAGAGGAAATGGCACTAATTTCGCAATATAAATGCTATGTAGCATATAACGTTACGTCTAACATGAACAACGCAGTTGGACTTCCAGATTATCAGAAGATGAAAAGATATGGAATAAATGTGATAGCGGGAAATGATGGGTTAGGATTTAACTTTTCAAGGGATCTACTCAATATTTTCTTCTCTATGAAACTGGCGGGAAATTCTCCTATTTCATTTGATTTCAATGACTTCATAAAAATCATTAACAATACGTACGAACTTGCTGGAAAATATTTAGGAGTAAAACTTGGAAAAATAAAACCTGGTTATGCCGCAGATTTACTTATAATTCCATATGATATACCTACACCTATGAATTCTTCAAATATTATTGGACATTTTATATTTGGTGTGCTGGATAATTTTAAACCATCTCATGTGATAGTCAATGGAAAAACATTAATCGATAATTTTAACGTACTTCTTCAAACAGAAATTATTTATAAAGAAGCTTCTAAAATCGCCGAAACGGTGTGGAAAAGACTTTGA
- a CDS encoding dihydroorotase: protein MSRTHDLGIVDGLVYLEGTFLEANIYISKGKIVDITTNYYAAKEEYTAREKWVLPGFIDPHVHFSLNLGKYTSVDDFKTGSISALFGGVTTFIDFLDPITTVSEFEKAFSKRLKEAQSSYADYSFHLTLANTKESAENFIKKAIESGLPSIKVFTAYSSSNRKTFDGYLYSLMEAASKYNLTILIHAENEEMIIENVPVYEHSKARPEMSEITQIIKIAEMVKHTGAKVYIVHTTCGTIIEELSLRFKDILNEKLFIESCPHYFYFNSEAYLKENGYLYTMTPPLRSKNEQKKLIKNISGIFSIGTDHCTFNTKEKNKKYTGDIPMGIGGIEHSFILMYTLFGKQIIDKFTLNPAKMFNLYPRKGTLYPGADADVVIFNPNYSGFIKSTHTNADYDLYINTKVKGKVEKVFKSGNLIIENEKLVKTAPGNFLRR, encoded by the coding sequence ATGTCCAGAACTCATGATTTAGGCATAGTCGATGGATTAGTATATCTCGAAGGCACTTTTTTAGAAGCAAATATTTATATAAGTAAGGGTAAAATTGTTGATATAACAACTAACTATTATGCAGCAAAAGAAGAGTATACTGCCAGGGAGAAGTGGGTTCTCCCTGGTTTTATTGATCCTCATGTCCATTTTTCTTTAAACCTTGGAAAATATACATCAGTTGATGATTTTAAAACGGGATCAATAAGCGCGCTCTTTGGTGGTGTTACAACTTTTATAGATTTCCTTGACCCCATAACAACTGTTTCAGAATTTGAGAAAGCATTCTCAAAAAGGCTAAAAGAGGCACAATCTTCTTATGCCGATTACTCTTTTCACCTAACATTAGCAAACACAAAAGAATCTGCAGAAAATTTTATTAAAAAGGCTATTGAGTCTGGACTTCCATCGATAAAAGTTTTTACCGCTTATTCTTCAAGCAATCGAAAGACATTTGATGGGTATTTGTACAGTCTTATGGAAGCTGCCTCAAAGTACAACTTAACCATTTTAATACATGCCGAAAATGAAGAAATGATAATAGAAAATGTGCCAGTTTACGAACATTCAAAAGCAAGACCTGAGATGTCTGAAATAACTCAAATCATAAAAATAGCTGAAATGGTGAAACATACTGGAGCTAAAGTCTACATAGTGCATACCACATGTGGCACCATAATTGAAGAACTCTCGCTGAGGTTCAAAGATATACTCAATGAAAAACTATTCATCGAAAGCTGTCCGCATTATTTTTATTTTAATTCTGAAGCTTATTTAAAAGAAAACGGTTATCTGTACACAATGACACCACCGCTTCGTTCAAAAAATGAACAAAAAAAGCTTATTAAAAATATCTCTGGAATATTTTCAATTGGTACTGATCACTGTACTTTCAATACCAAGGAAAAGAACAAAAAATATACCGGGGACATTCCAATGGGCATAGGTGGAATTGAGCATTCGTTTATTTTAATGTACACATTATTTGGAAAACAAATTATAGACAAATTTACTTTAAATCCTGCAAAAATGTTTAACCTTTATCCCAGAAAGGGTACATTGTATCCAGGTGCCGATGCAGATGTTGTAATTTTTAATCCAAATTATTCGGGATTTATTAAATCCACTCACACAAATGCTGATTATGACCTTTATATTAACACAAAAGTGAAAGGAAAAGTAGAAAAAGTCTTCAAGTCAGGAAACCTAATAATTGAGAACGAAAAACTTGTGAAAACCGCTCCAGGAAATTTTTTGAGGAGGTAA